In Limisalsivibrio acetivorans, one genomic interval encodes:
- the gyrB gene encoding DNA topoisomerase (ATP-hydrolyzing) subunit B, protein MQNNYSENSIKVLEGLEAVRQRPGMYIGSTDVRGLHHLVYEVVDNSIDEAMGGYCDTIKVTLHVDGSVTVEDNGRGIPVGMHPSANKPTLEVVMGTLHAGGKFDSDSYKTSGGLHGVGVSVVNALSEFCEVTVKRDGGVYFQRFEYGNKVTELERIGNTDKNGTKITFKPDIKIFETSEYSYDTLCRRLRELAYLNSGVRIKILDERYDEEQEYYAEGGIKSYLLYLNKNKNLIIDEPLFFEGKHEGIEVEVAVIYNDTYNESLYSFVNAIHTEGGGTHEFGFKAAYTKIFNSFVNKQGVAKEKISLSGDDVREGMSAIVSIRMSDPVFEGQTKGKLGSTSAKTAVEAVLNKTLADFFEENPAVVKKVYEKAVQAFRAREAARKAKELTRRKNALEISTLPGKLADCQEKDPEKSELFIVEGDSAGGSAKQCRHRQFQAILPLKGKILNVEKARYDKLLSNNEIRTIVTALGTGIGKDDFNIEKLRYHKIIIMCDADVDGAHISTLLLTFFFRHMKEIVERGYLYIASPPLYKIKKGKGERYIQNEEAMADYLLDLGLEEVTIDGVEKHRYKELLFNLGKLNSMIHKYVRKGFTRQLVKCMATYPELDYKNLADKEFVETFDKYLSDNNLYDGYMEHELEFNPEFNRYNIKLMTGTQTFTINTDLLGSPEFKELRRLGIYLKEIGSAPYTVRINGDTEVFDDLTSLLKFIEERGKKGLGIQRYKGLGEMNPEQLWETTVDPDRRLLYRVTIEDAEAADELFSLLMGDIVLPRREFIETNALNVRNLDI, encoded by the coding sequence ATGCAGAACAACTATAGTGAAAACAGCATTAAGGTGCTGGAGGGTCTTGAGGCGGTACGCCAGAGACCGGGAATGTATATCGGCTCCACCGATGTACGCGGATTGCATCATCTTGTTTATGAAGTGGTGGACAACTCCATCGACGAGGCTATGGGGGGATACTGCGACACTATCAAGGTTACCCTTCATGTTGACGGCTCCGTTACCGTAGAGGATAACGGCCGAGGTATACCGGTTGGGATGCATCCCAGCGCAAACAAACCGACCCTTGAAGTCGTTATGGGAACGCTCCATGCCGGAGGTAAGTTCGACAGCGATTCATACAAAACATCCGGTGGTCTCCACGGTGTTGGTGTCTCCGTTGTAAACGCACTCAGCGAGTTTTGCGAGGTTACGGTAAAGCGTGATGGCGGCGTATACTTTCAGAGGTTCGAATACGGCAATAAGGTTACCGAGCTCGAGCGTATCGGTAATACGGATAAGAACGGAACCAAGATAACCTTCAAGCCGGATATAAAGATATTCGAGACCTCTGAGTATTCCTACGATACACTTTGCAGAAGGCTCAGAGAGCTTGCATACCTCAACAGCGGAGTAAGGATAAAGATCCTTGATGAACGCTACGATGAGGAGCAGGAGTACTATGCAGAAGGGGGTATAAAGAGCTACCTCCTTTATCTCAATAAGAACAAAAACCTTATCATAGATGAGCCCCTTTTCTTTGAAGGGAAACACGAGGGGATAGAGGTTGAGGTCGCAGTTATCTATAACGACACCTACAACGAATCTCTTTACTCCTTCGTTAACGCAATCCACACCGAAGGGGGCGGAACCCACGAGTTCGGCTTCAAGGCTGCCTACACCAAGATATTCAACAGCTTCGTTAATAAACAGGGTGTTGCCAAGGAGAAAATAAGCCTCTCCGGTGATGATGTTCGCGAAGGTATGAGTGCTATAGTCTCAATCCGTATGAGCGATCCGGTTTTCGAAGGGCAGACCAAAGGAAAGCTCGGTTCTACATCGGCTAAAACTGCCGTTGAGGCTGTGCTTAACAAAACACTGGCGGATTTCTTCGAGGAGAACCCCGCTGTGGTCAAGAAGGTTTATGAGAAGGCCGTTCAGGCTTTTCGTGCAAGGGAGGCCGCAAGAAAGGCTAAGGAGCTCACAAGGCGTAAGAACGCCCTTGAGATCTCAACCCTCCCCGGTAAACTTGCCGATTGTCAGGAGAAGGATCCTGAAAAGTCGGAGCTCTTCATTGTCGAGGGTGATTCTGCGGGTGGTTCAGCCAAGCAGTGCCGTCACAGACAGTTCCAGGCAATCCTCCCCCTAAAGGGTAAGATCCTGAACGTTGAAAAGGCCAGATACGATAAGCTCCTTTCAAACAACGAGATCCGTACCATTGTGACAGCACTTGGAACGGGTATCGGCAAGGATGATTTCAATATTGAAAAACTTCGTTACCATAAAATAATTATCATGTGTGATGCCGATGTCGACGGTGCACACATCAGCACCCTTCTGCTCACATTCTTCTTTCGTCACATGAAGGAGATAGTGGAGAGGGGATATCTTTATATCGCTAGTCCCCCTCTTTACAAAATCAAGAAGGGTAAGGGTGAGCGATATATACAGAACGAAGAGGCTATGGCGGATTATCTACTTGATCTCGGTCTGGAAGAGGTGACCATAGACGGCGTTGAGAAGCACAGGTATAAGGAGCTACTCTTCAACTTGGGCAAGCTTAACAGCATGATCCATAAATACGTCCGTAAAGGGTTTACCCGCCAGCTCGTAAAGTGTATGGCCACTTATCCTGAGCTTGATTATAAAAACCTTGCAGACAAGGAATTTGTTGAGACATTTGATAAGTACCTCAGCGACAATAACCTCTATGACGGCTATATGGAGCACGAACTGGAATTCAATCCGGAATTCAACCGTTACAACATAAAGCTTATGACAGGTACGCAGACCTTCACCATAAACACAGACCTCCTCGGCTCCCCCGAATTCAAGGAGCTGCGCAGGCTCGGGATATACCTCAAAGAGATCGGTTCAGCACCTTACACAGTTCGCATCAACGGCGATACAGAGGTGTTTGACGATCTTACAAGCCTCCTCAAGTTTATTGAGGAGAGGGGTAAGAAGGGTCTTGGTATCCAGCGATATAAGGGTCTTGGTGAGATGAACCCCGAACAGCTCTGGGAGACTACCGTGGATCCGGATCGCAGACTGCTCTACAGGGTAACCATTGAGGACGCAGAAGCGGCGGATGAGCTCTTCTCACTCCTTATGGGTGATATCGTTCTCCCCAGAAGGGAGTTCATCGAAACAAACGCCCTGAACGTAAGAAATCTGGACATTTAG
- the mnmE gene encoding tRNA uridine-5-carboxymethylaminomethyl(34) synthesis GTPase MnmE yields MDTIAAPITPVVRSAVIVIRVSGPEALSVLRFLYTRNGERIESPKPRQAVYAIFEDGKLRDDILFTYFKAPYSYTGEDVLEISFHGNPLIAKHALSSMQSIGIRYAEPGEFTKQAFINGKLDLSQAEAVQELICTKSEDGLFYSYNQLKGGLRERIENLRDLFIDVLTVVEAYVDFPEEDLSDKELSYIEGKYAEINETLRKLIRSYEITKTLNDTHAIAIVGKPNVGKSSLLNYMVRENRALVSDIPGTTRDFIDAELYIGGVPVRLVDTAGIRFTDDLLEKQGIERSRQRMEEAEIVLVLLDLSRPLDDEDNNLLELTNDMNRVIVGSKSDNAEYEHDSIINISIKTDDNMEKLFDILEAELSGKDSAKYEADIAVNERQRNSFQYILDKISELDISQYHDLDILAFELRDCLGKIEEITGEGYTEDILNNIFSNFCIGK; encoded by the coding sequence ATGGACACTATCGCCGCACCAATAACACCTGTTGTCCGTTCTGCAGTAATCGTAATCAGAGTATCCGGTCCGGAGGCTCTGTCTGTTCTCCGTTTTCTTTATACCCGAAACGGGGAACGGATTGAATCGCCGAAGCCGAGGCAGGCTGTCTATGCAATATTCGAAGACGGCAAGCTGAGGGACGATATCCTTTTCACATACTTCAAGGCTCCCTACAGCTACACGGGCGAGGATGTCCTTGAGATCTCATTCCACGGCAACCCTCTAATTGCAAAACATGCTTTGTCTTCAATGCAGTCCATCGGCATCCGCTACGCCGAGCCCGGTGAGTTCACCAAACAGGCATTCATAAACGGAAAACTCGATCTATCCCAGGCGGAGGCTGTGCAGGAGCTTATCTGTACAAAATCCGAGGATGGTCTCTTCTATTCCTACAACCAGCTAAAGGGTGGTCTGCGGGAAAGGATTGAAAACCTGCGTGATCTTTTTATCGATGTCCTCACCGTTGTTGAGGCATACGTTGACTTTCCCGAAGAGGATCTCTCCGATAAGGAGCTAAGCTACATTGAAGGAAAGTATGCTGAGATTAACGAAACGCTTCGAAAGCTTATCCGTTCCTATGAGATAACTAAAACTCTGAACGACACCCATGCAATAGCCATTGTGGGTAAGCCTAATGTCGGTAAGTCCTCCCTACTTAACTATATGGTGCGTGAGAATAGGGCACTGGTTTCCGATATTCCAGGAACCACCAGAGACTTTATAGATGCAGAGCTATATATAGGCGGTGTTCCTGTTCGCCTTGTGGACACCGCCGGAATACGTTTCACCGATGACTTGCTTGAAAAGCAGGGTATTGAACGAAGTCGTCAACGGATGGAGGAGGCGGAGATCGTCCTTGTACTACTGGATCTCTCAAGACCCCTTGATGATGAGGATAATAATTTACTCGAGCTTACAAATGACATGAACAGGGTTATCGTCGGGAGCAAATCAGATAATGCAGAGTATGAGCACGACTCAATCATTAATATATCTATTAAAACCGATGACAATATGGAGAAACTTTTCGATATCCTCGAAGCTGAGCTCTCTGGTAAGGATTCTGCAAAGTATGAGGCTGATATCGCTGTGAACGAGCGTCAACGCAACTCGTTCCAGTATATTCTCGATAAGATTAGCGAGCTGGACATTAGCCAGTACCATGATCTGGATATCCTCGCATTTGAGCTAAGGGACTGCCTCGGTAAAATCGAAGAGATAACTGGTGAAGGCTACACAGAGGATATCCTTAATAATATCTTCAGCAATTTCTGCATCGGCAAATAA
- the dnaN gene encoding DNA polymerase III subunit beta, with protein MRFKVVKDDIYPIVQYANSYTSPKNLNTVLQNILIEAEGEKLTLRSTNMQIGFSCTMEASIEEIGTVTVSGKKLLDIVKELPDGSVIDFNHDGSKLNIKSGKSSFKLSTISPELFPTMSEITPEYFFKIKSEALHQLLKKTAFSVSNDASKIEYTGAHFSVYGNRLEISAADFQRIATAKAVFDEEFSDEFTINIPKKTVMELMKILDDEEEIEIETDKKQVMFKTGSIVIYSKLIEKYIKSITKLFDSEYPIKAKLNRKLFAEVVRRVSTITSEITHGVVLSFEDGNLSVNSLETEYGQGHELIEDVVYEGEPMDIIFNARHILEIVSNIDTDYFTLQMQGRRNPAIIVPEDEDYKYLVVPISIDKF; from the coding sequence ATGAGATTCAAAGTTGTTAAGGATGATATCTATCCGATAGTTCAGTATGCGAACAGCTACACCAGTCCGAAAAACCTCAATACGGTACTGCAGAATATCCTTATCGAAGCTGAGGGGGAGAAACTCACCCTGCGCAGTACAAATATGCAGATAGGTTTCTCCTGTACGATGGAAGCAAGCATAGAGGAGATCGGAACTGTAACGGTTTCCGGCAAGAAGCTCCTTGATATCGTAAAAGAGCTCCCAGATGGTTCGGTCATTGATTTTAATCATGACGGTTCCAAGCTTAACATCAAATCGGGCAAATCCTCTTTCAAACTCAGCACGATCAGTCCGGAACTCTTCCCCACGATGAGCGAGATAACTCCGGAATACTTCTTCAAGATCAAGAGCGAGGCCCTTCATCAGCTTCTCAAAAAGACCGCATTCTCTGTTTCTAACGATGCTTCGAAGATTGAGTACACCGGTGCTCATTTCTCCGTTTACGGAAACCGCCTTGAGATCTCTGCGGCTGATTTCCAGCGAATAGCAACAGCGAAGGCAGTTTTCGATGAAGAGTTCAGTGATGAATTTACCATCAACATACCTAAAAAGACCGTTATGGAGCTCATGAAGATCCTTGATGATGAAGAAGAGATAGAGATCGAGACGGACAAAAAGCAGGTTATGTTCAAGACGGGAAGCATCGTTATATACTCAAAGCTCATAGAGAAGTACATAAAGAGTATCACCAAGCTTTTCGATTCTGAATACCCCATAAAGGCCAAGCTGAACCGTAAGCTTTTTGCAGAGGTAGTCAGAAGGGTATCCACCATAACCAGCGAGATAACCCATGGTGTTGTTCTCTCCTTTGAGGACGGCAATCTTTCGGTAAACTCCCTTGAGACAGAGTATGGGCAAGGTCATGAACTTATTGAAGATGTCGTTTACGAGGGTGAGCCCATGGATATAATCTTTAATGCGAGGCATATACTTGAGATCGTTTCCAATATAGATACAGATTACTTCACCCTACAAATGCAGGGAAGGCGTAATCCCGCAATAATAGTCCCCGAGGATGAGGACTATAAATACCTGGTGGTACCGATCTCGATCGACAAGTTTTAA
- the gyrA gene encoding DNA gyrase subunit A, with protein MMDIKGIKELNIEDSIKDSYLDYAMSVIVGRALPDVRDGLKPVHRRTLYAMDEMGVYYNKAYKKSARIVGDVIGKYHPHGDSAVYDTLVRMAQDFSLRYPLVDGQGNFGSIDGDSPAAMRYTEVRLAKISDELLSDLDKNTVDFAENYDGSLSEPTVFPTRIPNLLVNGTSGIAVGMATNIPPHNLTETIDAIVHMIDNPEYTESEIFEIIKGPDFPTAGMILGQEDIYKAYRTGRGSITIRAKTHIEETKSGKEKIIVDELPYQVNKAMLIEKIAELVRDKKIVGISDLRDESDRDGIRVVIELKKDVMPDVMLNQLYKFTQLQNTFGINMVALVDGRPQTLNLIRILDEFIGHRVTVVTRRTQYLLDKAEARLHILEGLIKAVENIDEVIALIKSSRDSAEAKIKLKENYGFSDLQAQSILDMRLHRLTGLEIEKLRDEHERTLKDIEYYRSILGNRGVLMGVIKDELQEVKDKYGDERRTDIVPQTGEFNIEDLIPDDETVVTITHNGYIKRTLLSSFTAQKRGGKGKSGAKSKGDDFAERLIVTSNHARLFFFTNTGKIHFLRVYELPEMARDAKGRHISNVLTLEKEEYLASVIALADTEDEKYLFMATKFGVVKKTLVGDFKSGRSGMIALKLREGDEIVTSDVTTDDDNIFLATRNGKTIQFSSQEVRKMGRTATGVRGITLEEKDEVVSMEVLTGHPYILSVTAGGYGKCSLVSDYRLQTRGGKGVKLCRVSPKTGLVCGAKQVNLEDEVMLITRSGKIIRLAVGEIPVMGRDTQGVKLMSTDEYEIIAFAVVKEENEDDSSED; from the coding sequence ATGATGGATATTAAAGGGATCAAAGAACTAAACATAGAAGATTCGATTAAGGACAGCTATCTCGATTATGCGATGAGCGTTATCGTGGGCCGGGCACTTCCCGATGTACGGGATGGACTCAAGCCGGTTCACAGACGTACCCTGTACGCTATGGATGAGATGGGTGTTTACTATAACAAGGCGTATAAGAAGTCTGCGAGGATCGTCGGTGATGTTATCGGTAAGTATCACCCCCACGGTGATTCAGCTGTATACGACACTCTTGTTCGTATGGCGCAGGACTTCTCGCTCCGCTATCCCCTTGTGGATGGTCAAGGTAACTTCGGCTCCATCGACGGTGATTCACCTGCGGCGATGCGTTATACCGAGGTTCGCCTTGCGAAGATCTCCGATGAACTCCTGAGCGATCTGGACAAGAACACCGTAGACTTCGCAGAGAACTACGACGGCTCACTCTCAGAGCCCACTGTTTTCCCCACAAGGATACCGAACCTCCTCGTTAACGGAACAAGCGGTATCGCCGTTGGTATGGCAACAAACATACCTCCCCACAACCTCACGGAAACCATCGATGCCATCGTGCATATGATAGATAACCCTGAATACACCGAAAGCGAGATATTCGAGATTATAAAAGGGCCCGATTTCCCCACGGCGGGTATGATCCTCGGCCAGGAGGATATCTATAAGGCATACCGTACAGGAAGAGGCTCCATAACCATAAGGGCTAAGACCCATATCGAAGAAACGAAGTCCGGCAAGGAGAAGATCATCGTTGATGAGCTCCCCTATCAGGTGAATAAGGCGATGCTCATCGAGAAGATCGCAGAGCTTGTGCGTGATAAGAAGATTGTCGGCATATCAGACCTTCGTGACGAATCGGACAGAGACGGAATCAGGGTTGTTATAGAGCTTAAAAAGGATGTAATGCCCGATGTCATGCTTAATCAGCTCTATAAGTTTACCCAGCTGCAGAATACCTTCGGTATAAACATGGTCGCCCTGGTGGATGGAAGGCCGCAAACACTCAACTTGATACGCATACTCGATGAGTTCATAGGCCACAGGGTAACGGTAGTAACCAGGAGAACGCAGTATCTTCTCGATAAGGCGGAGGCGAGGCTTCATATACTCGAGGGTCTTATCAAGGCCGTTGAGAATATCGATGAGGTTATCGCCCTTATCAAATCATCAAGAGATTCCGCAGAGGCAAAGATCAAGCTTAAGGAAAACTACGGTTTTTCTGATCTTCAGGCACAGTCTATCCTTGATATGCGTCTGCACAGGCTCACAGGCCTTGAGATAGAAAAACTCAGGGACGAGCATGAAAGAACTCTGAAGGATATCGAATACTACAGAAGCATCCTCGGCAACAGAGGCGTTCTCATGGGCGTTATCAAAGATGAGCTTCAAGAGGTTAAGGATAAATACGGCGATGAACGCCGCACGGATATAGTTCCCCAAACAGGCGAATTTAACATCGAGGACCTTATTCCCGATGATGAAACCGTTGTTACAATAACCCACAACGGCTACATAAAGAGGACTCTCCTCAGCAGCTTCACAGCCCAGAAAAGGGGGGGCAAGGGTAAAAGCGGTGCGAAGAGCAAGGGTGATGATTTCGCCGAAAGACTCATCGTTACCTCAAACCATGCACGTCTCTTCTTCTTCACAAACACAGGGAAGATCCACTTCCTCCGTGTTTACGAACTCCCCGAGATGGCTAGGGATGCCAAGGGTAGGCATATATCAAACGTCCTCACCCTTGAGAAGGAGGAGTATCTCGCCTCCGTTATCGCTCTGGCGGATACCGAGGATGAGAAGTACCTCTTCATGGCCACCAAGTTCGGCGTTGTTAAGAAAACACTCGTTGGTGACTTTAAGAGCGGGCGAAGCGGCATGATAGCCCTTAAGCTCCGTGAAGGTGATGAGATAGTAACTTCAGATGTTACCACCGATGATGATAATATATTCCTCGCAACGAGGAACGGCAAAACCATACAGTTCAGCTCACAGGAAGTGCGCAAGATGGGCAGGACAGCCACCGGAGTTCGGGGTATCACCCTTGAGGAGAAGGACGAGGTTGTTTCCATGGAGGTGCTCACTGGGCATCCTTACATCCTCAGCGTTACAGCTGGAGGATACGGTAAATGCTCCCTCGTTTCAGACTACAGACTCCAGACCAGAGGGGGCAAGGGCGTTAAGCTCTGCCGTGTAAGTCCTAAGACCGGTCTCGTTTGTGGAGCAAAGCAGGTTAACCTTGAGGATGAGGTAATGCTCATTACCAGAAGCGGCAAGATTATTAGGCTGGCAGTGGGTGAGATACCTGTTATGGGAAGAGACACCCAGGGCGTTAAGCTCATGTCCACCGATGAATACGAGATAATAGCTTTTGCAGTAGTTAAGGAGGAAAATGAGGATGACAGCAGCGAAGATTGA
- the recF gene encoding DNA replication/repair protein RecF (All proteins in this family for which functions are known are DNA-binding proteins that assist the filamentation of RecA onto DNA for the initiation of recombination or recombinational repair.), with the protein MYLEGIRLDNFRCHSTFECGLDKTTYIEGSNGSGKTSVAEAVFLLLTLKSFKEQSVKNIRRFDTEFLRVEGSCVSGDSSERLIYFHDDNRTIKQGGTCVLDIPTYLTEHPVVCFSPDSSTILSKDQRLRRAYIDRAAFYSDRAHIYDLRRYNRLLAQKSAAYQKQRIDFDYIETVDDALVPLAGVISGRRRAVADMINSRLERLYTDLGWEMEFFSLIYETNTDKLDTLEREREGKRPVYGIQRDRFYSGNRERKYDKFNSFGQRKTFELLVLFSILIDVEEILKTGIITLLDDFEAGLDEHRSALFKEIFSGERQIIITGVKNRIFADTYTVSL; encoded by the coding sequence ATGTATTTAGAAGGAATACGGCTAGATAATTTCAGGTGTCACTCAACGTTTGAGTGCGGATTAGACAAAACAACATATATCGAAGGTAGTAACGGCTCCGGCAAAACTAGTGTTGCTGAAGCCGTTTTTTTATTGCTCACCCTCAAGAGCTTCAAAGAACAGTCTGTAAAGAATATCCGAAGGTTTGATACGGAGTTTTTACGTGTAGAGGGAAGCTGTGTTTCAGGTGATTCCTCTGAACGTCTTATCTACTTCCATGATGACAATCGAACCATAAAGCAGGGTGGAACATGCGTTCTGGATATACCAACCTATCTTACTGAGCATCCTGTTGTATGCTTTTCTCCTGACAGCTCAACGATACTCTCAAAGGATCAGCGTCTTAGGCGTGCCTATATAGACAGGGCTGCATTCTATTCTGACAGGGCTCATATTTATGATCTTCGCCGCTACAACCGTCTGCTTGCCCAAAAAAGTGCCGCATATCAGAAGCAGCGTATTGATTTTGATTACATAGAGACTGTGGATGATGCACTTGTCCCTTTGGCGGGTGTTATATCAGGTCGCAGACGTGCTGTAGCGGATATGATCAACTCCCGCCTGGAAAGGCTTTATACCGATCTAGGCTGGGAAATGGAGTTCTTTTCCCTCATTTATGAAACAAACACTGATAAGCTTGATACTCTTGAACGTGAGCGTGAAGGGAAAAGGCCCGTTTACGGCATCCAGAGGGACAGGTTTTACAGCGGAAACCGTGAGCGAAAATACGATAAATTCAACTCCTTCGGTCAGAGAAAGACTTTCGAACTTCTCGTTTTATTCTCCATCTTAATTGATGTTGAAGAAATCCTGAAAACTGGTATAATCACTCTTTTAGATGACTTCGAGGCGGGGCTTGACGAGCACCGCTCCGCTCTATTCAAAGAAATATTTTCAGGCGAAAGGCAGATAATAATCACCGGCGTGAAGAACCGGATATTTGCGGATACATATACTGTAAGCCTATAA
- the folD gene encoding bifunctional methylenetetrahydrofolate dehydrogenase/methenyltetrahydrofolate cyclohydrolase FolD: protein MTAAKIDGKALAQKVRGELAEKVAEMKAKNGRVPGLAVVLVGEDPASQVYVRMKGKACDEAGFKSVIDRMPESTTTEELLAKVEAYNNDETINGILVQLPLPDQIDEKKVLYAIKPEKDVDGFHPVSVGLLNIGETKGFAPCTPAGVMEMFKEYNIDVEGKNAVVIGRSNIVGKPMAALLTRANATVTICHSRTKDIASICRDADIIVAAIGKAKFVTADMVKEGAVVIDVGMNRVDEKLMGDVDYEAAAEKASYITPVPGGVGPMTIAMLLANTYRAFEQSL, encoded by the coding sequence ATGACAGCAGCGAAGATTGACGGAAAAGCCCTCGCACAGAAGGTAAGAGGCGAATTAGCCGAGAAAGTAGCTGAAATGAAGGCAAAGAACGGCCGTGTACCCGGTCTTGCCGTTGTGCTTGTTGGCGAGGATCCCGCAAGTCAGGTTTATGTCCGGATGAAGGGTAAAGCCTGTGATGAGGCAGGGTTCAAATCTGTCATAGACCGCATGCCCGAATCCACAACCACCGAAGAGCTCCTTGCTAAGGTTGAGGCCTATAATAACGATGAGACCATTAACGGAATCCTCGTTCAGCTCCCTCTGCCCGATCAGATAGATGAGAAGAAGGTCCTTTACGCAATCAAGCCTGAGAAGGACGTCGACGGCTTCCACCCCGTAAGTGTAGGTCTTCTGAACATAGGCGAGACTAAAGGTTTTGCGCCATGTACACCCGCCGGTGTTATGGAGATGTTCAAGGAATATAATATTGATGTGGAAGGTAAAAACGCTGTAGTCATTGGCCGTAGTAATATTGTAGGCAAGCCGATGGCAGCTCTCCTTACAAGGGCTAATGCGACTGTAACTATATGTCACTCAAGAACAAAAGACATTGCGTCAATCTGTCGGGACGCCGATATTATCGTGGCTGCAATCGGAAAAGCAAAGTTTGTAACCGCAGATATGGTAAAAGAGGGCGCAGTTGTCATCGATGTCGGTATGAACCGTGTTGATGAAAAACTTATGGGTGATGTGGATTATGAAGCGGCAGCGGAAAAGGCTTCTTATATAACCCCCGTGCCCGGCGGTGTCGGTCCCATGACTATCGCGATGCTACTTGCAAATACATACAGGGCTTTCGAGCAGAGCCTTTAA
- a CDS encoding response regulator yields MKDKIKILIVDDEEHTRMGYKEVLEMSDYEADAAGDARTGLELAGKKQYDVIITDLRMPEVDGLAFLERLRKFDEISKAIVITAFGSFKTYKKSQDLGAVTYLNKPVKAADLKGAVDEVLGDIGS; encoded by the coding sequence ATGAAAGACAAAATCAAAATTTTAATTGTGGACGACGAAGAACACACCAGAATGGGATACAAAGAGGTTCTCGAAATGTCCGATTACGAAGCGGATGCAGCAGGAGATGCAAGAACAGGACTGGAACTTGCCGGCAAAAAGCAGTACGACGTTATAATAACAGACCTGCGAATGCCCGAGGTGGACGGCCTCGCCTTCCTCGAAAGATTGCGCAAATTCGATGAAATATCTAAGGCCATCGTGATAACAGCCTTCGGCTCCTTTAAAACCTATAAGAAATCCCAAGATCTCGGTGCTGTGACATACCTCAATAAACCAGTTAAAGCTGCAGACCTCAAAGGCGCTGTGGATGAGGTTCTTGGAGACATAGGCTCCTGA
- the hfq gene encoding RNA chaperone Hfq: MSIYAQIEFVFMHNARTKNVPLMFIMRNKERFRGKVVDFDQYHFVIDDADIKILLSKKDIATVASARTVVDIDFISKIYYHAHQGKHPRHTRPPMQDIFLNEVRKSKSPIISFLVNGVKIRGSLIGFDNYTILTSFEGRQQLVYKSAISTVFPLYQYGEIIKYDNER; the protein is encoded by the coding sequence ATGTCCATCTACGCTCAGATTGAGTTTGTCTTCATGCATAATGCGAGAACGAAGAACGTTCCGCTTATGTTTATTATGAGAAATAAGGAAAGATTTCGTGGAAAGGTTGTGGACTTTGATCAGTACCACTTTGTTATCGATGATGCAGATATTAAGATTCTCCTTTCAAAGAAGGATATTGCAACCGTTGCCTCCGCAAGAACAGTTGTGGATATCGATTTCATAAGCAAGATTTACTACCACGCACACCAGGGAAAACACCCCAGACATACACGCCCACCCATGCAGGACATATTCCTCAACGAAGTGCGTAAATCGAAATCACCCATCATAAGCTTCCTTGTAAACGGGGTTAAGATCCGTGGCTCACTCATCGGATTCGATAACTATACCATACTAACCTCCTTCGAAGGAAGGCAACAGCTCGTCTATAAAAGCGCAATTTCCACTGTGTTCCCCCTCTACCAGTATGGTGAGATCATAAAATACGACAACGAGAGATAA